In Hemitrygon akajei chromosome 9, sHemAka1.3, whole genome shotgun sequence, the following are encoded in one genomic region:
- the LOC140733406 gene encoding prepronociceptin-like — MKTSLLSLALLFHLIHYCQGDCKAECLTCNNLYQQEQFSMLVCNLECEGKVPSSVMWKNCRKIISLSPLLPLKLSTSQAGSLPFGIAGVFETLGSGSTHKFLQAVENISPIGNTEDIYEDKAEATFEVNSSPQDTVMASGKKSYGFQAESLASKPNERATKRNRDISNSVEGEKSFQKRYGGFMGIRKSARNWSNLIRQTSQKRYSKFLKQYLGLTTRSTEDSLPGNLAA; from the exons ATGAAGACTTCTCTATTGTCTCTCGCATTGCTCTTCCATCTAATTCATTATTGCCAGGGAGACTGTAAGGCTGAGTGCCTTACCTGTAACAACCTCTATCAGCAAGAACAGTTCAGTATGTTG GTCTGCAATCTTGAGTGTGAAGGGAAAGTTCCATCTTCTGTCATGTGGAAAAACTGCAGAAAAatcatctctctgtctccattgtTACCTCTGAAACTGAGCACATCTCAAGCTGGCAGCCTTCCTTTTGGCATTGCTGGTGTCTTTGAGACACTTGGCTCGGGAAGTACTCACAAGTTTCTCCAAGCTGTGGAGAATATATCTCCCATCGGCAACACAGAAGACATCTATGAAGATAAAGCTGAGGCCACATTTGAGGTGAACAGCAGCCCACAAGATACAGTAATGGCTTCAGGCAAGAAGTCTTATGGCTTCCAAGCGGAGTCACTGGCTTCCAAGCCAAACGAAAGGGCTACAAAGAGGAATCGTGATATCAGCAATTCTGTAGAAGGCGAGAAAAGTTTCCAGAAGAGATATGGTGGCTTCATGGGCATCAGAAAATCAGCCAGGAACTGGAGCAATCTGATCAGACAGACAAGTCAGAAAAGATACAGCAAATTTCTTAAGCAGTATCTTGGGCTGACCACACGCTCTACTGAAGACAGTTTACCAGGCAACTTGGCTGCATAA